Proteins encoded by one window of Orbaceae bacterium BiB:
- a CDS encoding cation:dicarboxylase symporter family transporter: MMNSEAIFEGTFFENFLSITHYQTLIGILAILVCFFILKQLQNRKVSFSLRMLVGLILGAVLGLSIQAFGGFPATSSVWMKEITIWYGLVGNAFIAFIRMLVIPLIFVSIVKVIIDFAGKENLPKIAFRGIFWLLFTTGIACILGIVLANIFNLGASSSTTSIAAQAKTYTNLVDTLLRLIPSNIISAMNSENIVGLVIFSALLGIAANRMEKKAPEAIGVFKKLIQGLYKIVMSVAMTIIKYMPYAVVALLARTIASNGIPAIIEVSNFVFAIYIATFVMLVVHVIIVTLHGVSPITFIKKAFSTWLLAFTSRSSVGTLPMTISTLTKRMGVNDGTANLVGSLGSTMGMNGCAGFFPAMIAVMVAHMIGIETGVQFYIMMLIVVVIGSIGIAGIPGTATVAATIVLSGMGMAEHFALIGIVLAIDPIIDMARTLANVSGTMTAAVATDREVGTMDMDVFHDPKAGLESLEDLS; encoded by the coding sequence ATGATGAATTCAGAGGCTATTTTTGAAGGGACCTTTTTTGAGAACTTTCTATCCATTACGCATTATCAAACATTAATTGGTATACTGGCTATTTTGGTCTGTTTTTTTATTTTAAAGCAGCTACAAAATAGAAAAGTCTCTTTTTCATTACGTATGCTAGTCGGTTTAATTTTAGGTGCCGTATTAGGTTTATCTATTCAAGCTTTCGGTGGATTTCCAGCAACATCATCTGTATGGATGAAAGAGATTACGATTTGGTATGGACTTGTTGGTAATGCATTTATTGCGTTTATCCGAATGTTAGTTATTCCATTAATTTTTGTATCAATTGTAAAAGTAATTATTGATTTTGCAGGGAAAGAGAATCTACCTAAAATTGCCTTTAGAGGTATATTCTGGTTACTATTTACTACTGGAATCGCCTGTATTTTAGGTATTGTGTTAGCCAATATATTTAATTTAGGTGCTAGCTCCTCAACGACATCGATTGCTGCTCAAGCCAAAACTTATACAAATCTAGTGGACACATTATTACGTTTAATTCCAAGTAATATTATTTCAGCGATGAACTCTGAAAATATTGTTGGACTGGTCATTTTTTCTGCTTTGTTAGGGATTGCCGCTAACCGAATGGAGAAGAAAGCACCAGAAGCGATTGGTGTATTTAAAAAGTTAATCCAAGGTCTATATAAAATTGTAATGTCAGTTGCTATGACAATTATTAAATATATGCCTTATGCTGTTGTTGCTTTACTTGCCCGTACCATTGCATCGAATGGTATTCCCGCTATTATCGAAGTTTCTAACTTTGTCTTTGCAATTTATATTGCGACATTTGTCATGTTAGTCGTTCATGTAATTATTGTGACTCTGCATGGTGTTTCCCCAATTACATTTATCAAAAAAGCATTTAGTACATGGTTACTTGCCTTTACTAGCCGCTCTTCTGTTGGCACACTTCCAATGACTATTTCAACACTGACAAAACGTATGGGGGTCAATGATGGTACCGCTAATTTAGTCGGTTCATTAGGAAGCACAATGGGGATGAATGGTTGTGCCGGTTTCTTCCCGGCAATGATTGCAGTGATGGTTGCTCATATGATTGGTATCGAAACGGGTGTGCAATTTTATATTATGATGTTGATTGTCGTTGTTATTGGTTCTATCGGTATTGCTGGTATTCCAGGAACCGCAACCGTTGCCGCAACAATTGTTCTATCTGGTATGGGAATGGCTGAGCATTTTGCATTAATTGGTATTGTCTTAGCCATTGATCCAATTATTGATATGGCTAGAACATTAGCAAACGTATCAGGTACAATGACTGCCGCTGTTGCAACAGATCGTGAAGTAGGTACCATGGATATGGACGTATTCCATGATCCTAAAGCGGGTTTAGAGAGTCTAGAGGATTTGTCATAA
- a CDS encoding aquaporin has translation MTIGLSVGRRFPIKEILPYIIAQVIGGILAAAIIYIIATGNSRFSIEVNGFAANGVGEHSPEGYSFVAGLVCEIVMTFFFLMVILGSTHGKAPAGFAPIAIGLCLTLIHLISIPVTNTSVNPARATSQAVFVQGWALEQLWIF, from the coding sequence GTGACTATTGGTTTATCTGTTGGTCGACGTTTTCCAATAAAAGAGATTCTTCCTTACATTATTGCACAAGTGATTGGTGGTATTTTGGCTGCCGCAATTATCTATATTATTGCAACCGGTAATAGTCGATTCTCTATTGAAGTTAATGGTTTTGCGGCGAACGGTGTAGGGGAACACTCTCCAGAAGGATATAGCTTTGTAGCAGGTTTAGTTTGTGAAATCGTTATGACTTTTTTCTTTTTGATGGTTATTCTTGGTTCGACACATGGTAAAGCTCCTGCTGGATTTGCACCGATTGCAATCGGTTTATGCTTAACCTTAATTCATTTAATTAGTATTCCGGTGACTAATACCTCTGTAAATCCTGCGCGTGCAACAAGTCAGGCTGTTTTTGTACAGGGTTGGGCTCTTGAGCAACTTTGGATTTTCTAG
- a CDS encoding MATE family efflux transporter: MKQDRSVIDQSLFSLSWPIFIDIFLHLATLFINTYMISHVSMLMVAATTVGNQFFDIFIPIFNFIGIGCSVVVAQYLGAGNREFARRAIHLSISFNLVLGLLCYVFISAMGYQVLIWMNTPAAILDMSYNYFHILGICLIFEAIAIIMASCLRVFGRSQVAMYVSLIMNVITVIGNIIVLYGFWGFPQMGLEGVAWSTVIGRVIGVTLLFCLLFYGLRIKTELSLFFHWNKNILKQIFKIGLPSAGENLSWSGQVLVMTAFIGLMGETALAAQAIFFQISYFMMLFAIAIGVGNEIMVGHLVGAKRFDDAYKRTFKSLKLGIIVTAIVVITFFLVRKPLVTSFTDNFDVVNTILPIFLLSILLEPGRTQNIIMVNALRATGDAKFPLYTAIIFMWGVAIPIGYFLGIVMEMGLLGIWIGFACDEWIRGLVNAWRWKSRKWETKRLDIDHHTL; the protein is encoded by the coding sequence ATGAAACAAGATCGTTCTGTGATCGACCAATCACTTTTTTCGCTAAGTTGGCCGATTTTTATCGATATTTTTTTACACCTGGCTACACTTTTTATCAATACCTATATGATAAGCCATGTGTCAATGTTAATGGTCGCAGCCACAACGGTCGGTAACCAATTTTTTGATATCTTTATCCCTATTTTTAATTTTATTGGGATTGGTTGTAGCGTGGTTGTTGCCCAATACTTAGGTGCGGGTAACCGAGAATTTGCACGCAGAGCGATCCACCTCTCAATATCATTCAATCTCGTCCTTGGTTTGTTATGTTATGTTTTTATATCCGCAATGGGCTATCAAGTACTAATTTGGATGAACACTCCAGCAGCAATTTTGGATATGAGCTATAACTACTTTCATATTCTCGGAATCTGTTTAATTTTTGAAGCGATTGCTATCATTATGGCATCTTGTCTACGAGTTTTTGGCCGTTCACAAGTCGCAATGTATGTTTCCCTAATTATGAATGTCATTACCGTCATTGGTAATATTATTGTGTTATACGGTTTCTGGGGCTTTCCACAAATGGGGCTGGAAGGTGTTGCATGGTCAACAGTTATAGGCCGAGTTATTGGTGTCACATTACTATTTTGCTTATTATTTTATGGATTACGAATCAAAACTGAGCTCTCGCTATTTTTCCATTGGAATAAAAATATCCTGAAGCAGATCTTTAAAATCGGACTGCCGTCAGCGGGTGAAAACTTATCATGGTCAGGGCAAGTTCTAGTCATGACAGCTTTTATTGGATTGATGGGTGAAACAGCCTTAGCCGCTCAAGCTATCTTTTTTCAAATATCCTATTTTATGATGTTATTTGCTATCGCGATCGGTGTTGGTAATGAAATAATGGTAGGTCATCTAGTCGGAGCCAAACGATTTGATGATGCTTATAAACGCACATTCAAAAGCTTAAAATTAGGTATTATTGTTACAGCAATTGTGGTAATTACATTCTTTTTAGTCAGAAAACCACTTGTGACCTCGTTCACCGATAATTTTGATGTCGTAAATACCATTTTACCTATTTTCTTATTATCGATCTTACTTGAACCCGGTCGTACACAAAATATTATTATGGTCAATGCACTACGTGCAACTGGTGATGCCAAATTCCCACTTTATACCGCGATCATTTTTATGTGGGGTGTTGCAATACCGATCGGTTATTTCCTCGGTATTGTTATGGAAATGGGCTTACTCGGTATTTGGATTGGCTTTGCTTGTGATGAGTGGATTCGCGGATTAGTTAATGCATGGCGCTGGAAGTCTCGTAAATGGGAGACGAAACGTCTAGACATTGATCACCATACGCTCTAA
- the ppnN gene encoding nucleotide 5'-monophosphate nucleosidase PpnN, with protein sequence MITQISPLGSMDLLAQIEVNMLKRSANSELYQLFRNCSLATLNAGSKTDNTKELLDRFLSYDINIATNERGIKLELINPPQSAFVDNKIIRSIQANLFAVLRDILFVNSQAALIKGILTPTTGKEHDSFYITNLVFAILRNANALHVGEDPNLIVCWGGHSINETEYYYARQVGMQLGLRELNICTGCGPGIMEAPMKGAAVGHAQQRYKDSRFIGMTEPSIIAAEPPNALVNELIIMPDIEKRLEAFVRMSHGIIIFPGGPGTAEEFLYILGILLDPVNKKQSLPLILTGPKECADYFDAIDNFILSTLGEEATKLYQIVIDNPEEVARIMKNGVKQVKASRLTSGDAYGFNWTLKIAEDLQHPFEPTHENMAGLNLHSDQPVENLAADLRRAFSGIVAGNVKESGMKLIQQYGPYKLQGDPQIMQQLDLLLRSFVEQHRMKLPGGTAYEPCYEICY encoded by the coding sequence GTGATTACTCAGATTAGTCCATTAGGATCAATGGATTTACTCGCTCAGATTGAAGTTAATATGCTGAAGCGTTCAGCGAATAGCGAATTATATCAACTATTCAGAAATTGTTCTCTCGCAACGCTTAATGCGGGTAGTAAAACCGATAACACTAAAGAGCTGCTCGATCGATTTTTATCTTATGATATCAATATTGCTACTAATGAGCGGGGAATTAAACTTGAATTAATTAATCCACCGCAAAGCGCATTTGTCGATAATAAGATTATTCGTTCAATCCAAGCGAATTTATTTGCTGTTTTAAGAGATATTCTTTTTGTTAACAGCCAAGCGGCTTTAATTAAAGGAATACTTACGCCGACAACTGGAAAAGAGCATGACTCTTTTTATATTACCAATCTGGTTTTTGCTATTTTACGTAATGCAAATGCATTACATGTTGGTGAAGATCCTAATCTGATTGTTTGTTGGGGTGGTCATTCCATTAATGAAACAGAATACTATTATGCTCGACAAGTTGGTATGCAATTAGGATTACGTGAACTTAATATTTGTACGGGATGTGGGCCCGGTATTATGGAGGCACCAATGAAAGGTGCCGCGGTTGGTCATGCTCAGCAACGTTATAAAGATAGCCGTTTTATTGGTATGACTGAGCCTTCTATTATTGCAGCAGAGCCACCTAACGCTTTAGTAAACGAGTTGATCATTATGCCAGATATTGAAAAACGCCTTGAAGCCTTTGTTCGTATGTCTCACGGTATTATTATCTTTCCTGGTGGACCTGGAACCGCTGAAGAGTTCCTCTATATTCTGGGCATATTATTAGATCCTGTAAATAAAAAACAATCATTACCGCTAATTTTAACTGGCCCGAAAGAGTGTGCTGACTATTTTGATGCAATTGATAATTTTATCTTAAGCACGTTAGGCGAAGAGGCCACAAAACTGTATCAAATTGTTATTGATAACCCAGAAGAAGTCGCTCGGATTATGAAAAATGGCGTTAAACAAGTAAAAGCTTCTCGCTTAACGAGCGGTGATGCTTATGGCTTTAACTGGACATTAAAAATAGCAGAAGATTTGCAACATCCTTTTGAGCCAACGCATGAAAATATGGCTGGGCTTAATTTACATAGTGATCAACCTGTTGAAAATCTTGCAGCGGATCTCCGCCGAGCCTTCTCTGGTATTGTCGCCGGTAATGTAAAAGAATCAGGTATGAAGCTCATTCAACAATATGGTCCTTATAAGCTACAAGGTGATCCACAAATAATGCAGCAATTAGACCTATTATTGCGTAGTTTTGTCGAGCAACATCGCATGAAATTACCTGGTGGTACGGCGTATGAGCCGTGTTATGAGATTTGCTATTAA
- a CDS encoding amino acid aminotransferase: MATSMEKTGDLMFENLTAAAADPILGLAEIYNTDERNNKINLSVGIYKDEHMQTPILACVKRAETFLLENERTKSYLPIEGLAAFNIATQKLILGEDNPLINNGRVKTAQAPGGTGALRIAGDFLARRTKVRRIWVSQPTWPNHHSVFQTAGLEVREYRYYNEQTHDLDFDALIEDLSRISAGEAVLLHGCCHNPTGIDPTPEQWKIIADLALKNGWLPVFDLAYQGFGKSLDDDVFGIRLFAQTQPELLIASSYSKNFGLYNERVGALTVMAQTEDIANRAFSQVKTIIRANYSNPPSHGANIVTHILGNNERKEEWIDELTIMRERIHRMRQLFVKTLQEKGTNQDFSFITKQNGMFSFSGLNETQVLTLRNEYGIYMVNSGRINVAGMTLDNMSLLCESVVKVLA, translated from the coding sequence ATGGCAACATCAATGGAAAAAACAGGTGATCTGATGTTTGAAAATCTAACGGCAGCCGCCGCTGACCCAATTCTAGGCTTAGCTGAAATTTACAATACCGATGAACGTAATAATAAAATTAATCTCAGTGTTGGAATTTATAAAGATGAGCACATGCAAACACCAATTTTAGCCTGTGTAAAAAGAGCAGAAACATTTTTATTAGAGAATGAACGAACGAAGTCTTACTTACCAATTGAAGGTCTTGCTGCATTCAACATAGCTACACAAAAATTGATTCTTGGTGAAGATAACCCATTAATTAATAATGGTCGTGTAAAAACAGCTCAAGCACCTGGTGGTACTGGTGCATTAAGAATTGCAGGAGACTTTCTTGCGAGACGTACTAAAGTTCGTCGTATCTGGGTGAGTCAACCCACTTGGCCAAATCATCATAGTGTGTTTCAAACCGCTGGATTAGAAGTTAGAGAATATCGTTATTACAATGAACAAACTCACGATCTTGATTTTGATGCATTAATTGAAGATCTTAGTCGTATTAGTGCCGGAGAAGCCGTATTACTTCACGGTTGTTGTCATAATCCCACGGGTATTGATCCGACACCAGAACAGTGGAAAATTATTGCTGATTTAGCATTAAAAAACGGCTGGCTACCGGTGTTTGATTTAGCCTATCAAGGATTTGGTAAAAGCCTTGATGATGATGTTTTCGGCATACGTTTATTTGCACAAACTCAACCCGAACTATTAATTGCCAGTTCTTATTCTAAAAATTTCGGCCTATATAATGAACGTGTTGGTGCATTAACTGTTATGGCTCAAACTGAAGATATTGCAAATAGGGCATTTAGCCAAGTTAAAACCATTATTAGAGCAAATTACTCTAATCCGCCCTCTCATGGTGCTAATATTGTTACTCATATCTTAGGTAATAATGAGCGAAAAGAAGAGTGGATTGATGAATTAACAATAATGCGTGAGCGTATTCATCGGATGCGCCAGCTATTTGTTAAAACATTACAGGAAAAAGGCACAAACCAAGACTTTAGCTTTATTACCAAACAAAATGGTATGTTTTCCTTTAGTGGCTTAAACGAAACTCAGGTATTAACTTTACGTAATGAGTACGGTATTTATATGGTTAACTCGGGACGAATTAATGTTGCTGGTATGACGCTAGATAATATGTCACTACTCTGTGAGTCAGTTGTAAAAGTATTAGCTTAA
- the syd gene encoding SecY-interacting protein produces MTLSLAIQLSFFSHHLVNNYMSYASSNSLLTFTQHYIYEWQKNVGHNPKSADLYGISSPCITSTKDLEVFWLPVLTNNHSLNIVEEVINLTITPDAHLFYGTQYAGDMAASFNGLSLSLIQVWSEEDFSRLEQNIIAHLSMQKKLKRRPSIFIATTDDPTQLIAIDNLTGTIILEKLIENETEVLADNLDSFLADLKPIAQ; encoded by the coding sequence ATGACGTTATCATTAGCGATACAGTTATCCTTTTTCAGTCATCATTTGGTAAATAATTATATGAGTTACGCCTCTTCTAATTCACTACTTACTTTTACTCAGCACTATATTTATGAGTGGCAAAAAAACGTTGGTCATAATCCAAAAAGTGCTGATTTATACGGCATTTCATCGCCTTGTATCACGAGTACAAAAGATTTAGAGGTATTTTGGCTACCGGTATTAACCAATAACCATTCATTAAATATCGTTGAAGAAGTAATCAATTTGACGATTACACCAGATGCACACCTTTTTTACGGGACGCAATATGCCGGTGATATGGCAGCTTCATTCAATGGACTCTCGTTATCATTAATCCAAGTTTGGAGTGAAGAGGATTTTTCACGCTTGGAACAAAATATCATTGCTCATCTAAGCATGCAAAAAAAACTAAAACGTCGACCATCGATTTTTATTGCTACTACAGATGATCCAACCCAGTTAATCGCGATTGATAATTTAACAGGAACAATTATTCTTGAAAAACTTATTGAAAATGAAACAGAAGTTTTAGCTGATAATCTTGACTCGTTCCTCGCTGACCTAAAACCTATTGCCCAATAG
- a CDS encoding Fe-Mn family superoxide dismutase produces MAYTLPALPYAYEALEPYIDVETMHLHHDKHHQTYVNNANAAVESLPADLKALAPDELLRHLDKVPADKLNPIKNNVGGHANHTFFWELLKVGTELKGELKAAIEKDFGSVDAFKEKFAAAATGRFGSGWAWLVVQNGKLAVVSTPNQDTPIMGEKFAGVSGEPILTLDVWEHSYYLKYQNRRADYIAAFWNVVNWDKVAQLYAAAK; encoded by the coding sequence ATGGCTTACACTTTACCTGCTTTACCTTATGCATATGAAGCTTTAGAACCTTATATCGATGTCGAAACAATGCATTTACACCATGATAAGCATCATCAAACTTATGTTAATAATGCCAATGCAGCTGTTGAATCACTACCTGCTGATCTAAAAGCATTAGCACCAGATGAGCTATTACGCCATTTAGATAAAGTTCCTGCCGATAAATTGAACCCAATTAAAAATAACGTTGGTGGTCATGCAAACCATACTTTCTTTTGGGAACTATTAAAAGTTGGTACTGAGTTAAAAGGTGAATTAAAAGCTGCTATTGAAAAAGATTTCGGTTCAGTTGATGCATTTAAAGAGAAATTTGCTGCAGCAGCAACAGGCCGATTCGGTTCTGGTTGGGCGTGGCTTGTTGTTCAAAATGGAAAACTAGCTGTGGTTTCAACACCTAACCAAGATACACCAATTATGGGTGAAAAATTCGCTGGTGTTTCTGGTGAGCCGATTTTGACACTAGATGTTTGGGAGCACTCTTACTATCTTAAATATCAAAACCGTCGTGCAGACTATATTGCTGCATTCTGGAATGTTGTAAACTGGGATAAAGTTGCTCAATTATACGCAGCAGCGAAATAA